In one Deinococcus aestuarii genomic region, the following are encoded:
- a CDS encoding cation:proton antiporter, producing the protein MLTAFAVLLSVTAVLAYLNERTLRLPTTVGVTLAGALASIGLITLDALGVPGLRGWAAGLLQTLDFTDFVLNGILSILLFAGALGLDAGQMVRQRVSILTLALLSTLISTFLIGFAAYFVFALVGLNVPLIWSLLFGALISPTDPVAVLDLLKRARVPARIETLIAGESLFNDGVGVVIFLVLAGLAGFGGSHAEPSVAGALALFVREALGGLFFGALLGGLGYALLRSIEQHAVEVLITLAVVVGGYVAASALGISGPLAMVVAGLVISATKDRAFGAETRAHVEGFWETIDQVLNILLFAFIGLDVLLTETTGPQVVASVLLIGASLAARWLSVALPFALVRAREGYGAYTVRLLTWGGLRGGIAISLALSLPDSPYRTHVVTVTYAVVLFTIAVQGLTIMPLVHRAAESSGEAARP; encoded by the coding sequence ATGCTCACCGCCTTCGCCGTCCTCCTGAGCGTGACCGCCGTGCTGGCGTACCTCAACGAGCGCACGCTGCGCCTGCCCACCACCGTCGGCGTGACCCTGGCGGGAGCGCTGGCGAGCATCGGGTTGATCACGCTCGACGCCCTGGGGGTGCCGGGACTGCGCGGCTGGGCGGCGGGGCTTCTCCAGACCCTCGACTTCACCGATTTTGTTCTGAACGGCATCCTGAGCATCCTGCTCTTCGCGGGGGCGCTGGGCCTCGACGCGGGCCAGATGGTGCGCCAGCGGGTGAGCATCCTGACGCTGGCGCTGCTGAGCACCCTGATCAGCACGTTCCTGATCGGCTTCGCGGCCTACTTCGTGTTCGCGCTCGTGGGGCTGAACGTGCCCCTGATCTGGTCGCTGCTCTTCGGGGCGCTGATCAGCCCGACCGACCCCGTGGCCGTGCTCGACCTCCTCAAACGGGCGCGGGTTCCCGCCCGGATCGAGACCCTGATCGCGGGCGAGAGCCTTTTCAACGACGGGGTGGGCGTGGTGATCTTCCTCGTGCTCGCGGGGCTGGCGGGCTTCGGCGGGAGTCACGCGGAACCGAGCGTGGCGGGGGCGCTGGCCCTGTTCGTGCGCGAGGCGCTGGGCGGCCTGTTCTTCGGCGCCCTGCTCGGCGGGCTGGGCTACGCGCTGCTGCGCTCCATCGAGCAGCACGCGGTCGAGGTGCTGATCACGCTCGCGGTCGTCGTCGGGGGGTACGTGGCCGCCTCCGCCCTGGGAATCAGCGGGCCGCTGGCGATGGTCGTGGCCGGGCTGGTGATCTCCGCGACCAAGGACCGGGCCTTCGGTGCCGAGACCCGCGCCCACGTCGAGGGCTTCTGGGAGACCATCGATCAGGTGCTCAACATCCTGCTCTTCGCCTTTATCGGCCTCGACGTGCTGCTCACCGAGACGACCGGCCCGCAGGTCGTGGCGAGCGTGCTGCTCATCGGCGCCTCGCTCGCCGCCCGCTGGCTCAGCGTGGCCCTGCCCTTCGCGCTCGTGCGGGCGCGCGAGGGCTACGGGGCCTACACCGTGCGGCTGCTGACCTGGGGGGGGCTGCGCGGCGGCATCGCCATCAGCCTCGCCCTCAGCCTGCCGGACAGCCCCTACCGCACCCACGTCGTCACCGTCACCTACGCCGTGGTCCTGTTCACCATCGCCGTGCAGGGGCTCACGATCATGCCGCTCGTCCACCGGGCCGCCGAGTCGAGCGGCGAGGCGGCCCGTCCCTGA
- the rpoZ gene encoding DNA-directed RNA polymerase subunit omega, translating into MAEKDIDKLLSLTDSKYRLSVVTAKRALQLRSGAPSVLPVETRVRTRNLVTQAMRELATGKLTVGTELMDEGRFHQDYVRQKQAQLQAQLNAERERERD; encoded by the coding sequence GTGGCCGAAAAGGACATTGACAAGCTGCTTTCCCTCACCGACAGCAAGTACCGGCTGTCGGTCGTGACGGCCAAACGCGCCCTGCAACTCAGGTCCGGCGCACCCAGCGTGCTGCCCGTGGAAACGCGCGTGCGCACCCGCAACCTCGTCACCCAGGCGATGCGCGAGCTGGCGACCGGCAAGCTCACGGTCGGCACCGAGCTGATGGACGAGGGCCGTTTCCACCAGGACTACGTTCGCCAGAAGCAGGCCCAGCTTCAGGCGCAGCTCAACGCCGAGCGCGAACGCGAACGCGACTGA
- a CDS encoding lysophospholipid acyltransferase family protein, with translation MPVWESDTGLSRRHAGKGQPDDPAAVVKVGGLGFALPGSGSVRFLTASGGGTGHADGETVPPTLPPSPPPRLRLRPETPGGWMRLHLAGRPLLTRLARTLAALPADLTPAERTTRQREASAALLGHLGVRLVVRGREHARGGPFVVVALHESLLDVPALLTLPLRLRFAARDEILTWPLVGPAIARLGHLSITPESGAAAYRHLLTAGRAVLAGGESLALFPQGSVLGLETDFQRGAFAVARHLRAPLLPVVLTGGHRVWEHPFSPTLRYGQPVGLRVLPPVPVPEVLSMPPDALRSRVQREMKRAALAGDLPPPRRYDPERDGYWDGYRFDIDPAFPELRRLVEARRLLLRGETA, from the coding sequence ATGCCCGTCTGGGAGAGCGACACGGGGCTGTCCCGTCGCCACGCCGGGAAGGGACAGCCCGACGATCCAGCGGCGGTGGTGAAGGTCGGGGGTCTGGGCTTCGCGCTGCCCGGGAGTGGGTCTGTCAGGTTCCTGACGGCCTCCGGGGGCGGGACCGGGCACGCTGACGGGGAGACCGTGCCTCCCACCCTGCCCCCTTCACCCCCGCCCCGCCTGCGCCTGCGACCCGAGACGCCGGGGGGCTGGATGCGGCTGCACCTCGCCGGGCGCCCGCTCCTGACCCGGCTGGCCCGGACCCTGGCGGCCCTCCCGGCGGACCTGACGCCTGCGGAGCGCACCACGCGGCAGCGCGAAGCGAGCGCGGCGCTGCTGGGCCACCTGGGAGTTCGGCTGGTCGTCCGGGGGCGCGAACACGCGCGGGGCGGGCCCTTCGTGGTGGTCGCCCTGCACGAGAGCCTGCTCGACGTTCCGGCGCTCCTCACGCTGCCGCTGCGGCTGCGCTTCGCCGCGCGGGACGAGATCTTGACCTGGCCGCTCGTCGGTCCGGCCATCGCGCGGCTGGGGCACCTCAGCATCACCCCCGAGAGTGGGGCCGCCGCGTACCGGCACCTCCTGACGGCGGGGCGGGCGGTGCTGGCGGGCGGGGAGAGCCTCGCCCTCTTTCCGCAGGGGTCGGTGCTCGGCCTGGAGACGGACTTTCAGCGGGGGGCCTTTGCGGTCGCGCGGCACCTGCGCGCGCCCCTGCTGCCCGTGGTGCTGACGGGCGGGCACCGCGTCTGGGAGCACCCCTTCTCCCCCACCCTGCGCTACGGCCAGCCGGTGGGGCTGCGGGTGCTGCCGCCCGTCCCCGTGCCGGAGGTCCTCTCCATGCCCCCCGACGCCCTGCGAAGCCGCGTGCAGCGCGAGATGAAGCGTGCGGCCCTGGCGGGAGACCTGCCCCCACCCCGCCGCTACGACCCTGAACGCGACGGCTACTGGGACGGCTACCGCTTCGACATCGACCCCGCCTTTCCAGAGCTTCGTCGCCTCGTCGAGGCGCGCCGCCTGCTCCTGCGGGGGGAGACGGCGTGA
- a CDS encoding dynamin family protein, with amino-acid sequence MLVTTRVQDLLARERALLADLQAFLETQGAPPEAVEYARGAVRSLDETFLLVVVGEFNAGKSSFVNALLGEGVLPEGVTPTTDRIYVLVHGERPGEPEPTRDPFVSRLTYPLPSLEGVALVDTPGTNAIIRQHQALTEGFLPRADLVLFLTSADRPFTESERQFLALAARWGRSVVMVVNKADLLETPAQREQVREFVEKGARGVLGLTPPVFLISARGERRGGDPGFAALREALTTRLSETGRTRLKLQSPLGTAAEILGGEEVRAEAARRTLTEDLGILRDLEAQRERHRETMLGELDGQLNRLGRLLGEFEVRADRFIDARLRFSNLRGLMNGRELEEDFRREAVAELPDAIDRQFGTMIDRFVEANLHFWEDVQAFLIRRQPSSEVARTRFSYDRGALLEGIAGSARQHLETTTEHELARQLSRDAEDALKGAVGGLAGGIGIGAGLGALVGATAVDFTGGILAGLTLGSLGLFVLPNKRLQAHRGLRQKVAELRVALERIVRREYEREQERADARLRDAISPYTRFTEQEQARLAGAGARAAELRGRLGALQEEVKALG; translated from the coding sequence ATGCTCGTCACCACCCGGGTGCAGGACCTTCTCGCGCGCGAGCGGGCGCTGCTCGCCGACCTTCAGGCCTTCCTGGAGACGCAGGGCGCCCCCCCCGAGGCGGTCGAGTACGCGCGGGGGGCGGTGCGCTCGCTCGACGAGACCTTTCTCCTCGTCGTGGTGGGCGAGTTCAACGCGGGCAAGAGTTCGTTCGTGAACGCGCTCCTCGGCGAGGGCGTGCTGCCCGAGGGCGTGACCCCCACCACCGACCGCATCTACGTGCTCGTGCACGGGGAGCGGCCCGGCGAGCCCGAACCCACCCGCGACCCCTTCGTGAGCCGCCTGACCTACCCCCTGCCCAGCCTGGAGGGGGTGGCGCTGGTGGACACGCCGGGCACGAACGCGATCATCCGCCAGCACCAGGCCCTCACCGAGGGCTTCTTGCCCCGCGCCGACCTCGTGCTCTTCCTGACCTCGGCCGACCGCCCCTTCACCGAGTCCGAGCGGCAGTTCCTGGCGCTCGCCGCCCGCTGGGGCCGCAGCGTCGTCATGGTCGTGAACAAGGCCGATCTGCTGGAGACCCCAGCGCAGCGCGAGCAGGTCCGCGAGTTCGTGGAAAAGGGCGCGCGCGGGGTGCTGGGCTTGACCCCCCCCGTCTTCCTGATCAGCGCGCGGGGCGAGCGGCGGGGCGGCGACCCCGGCTTCGCCGCGCTGCGGGAGGCGCTCACCACCCGGCTCTCGGAGACCGGGCGCACCCGCCTCAAGCTGCAAAGTCCCCTCGGCACCGCCGCCGAAATTCTGGGCGGCGAGGAGGTCCGCGCCGAGGCCGCCCGACGGACACTCACGGAGGACCTGGGCATCTTGCGCGACCTCGAAGCCCAGCGTGAGCGCCACCGCGAGACGATGCTGGGCGAACTCGACGGGCAGCTCAACCGCCTGGGGCGGTTGCTGGGCGAGTTCGAGGTGCGGGCCGACCGCTTCATCGACGCGCGGCTGCGCTTTTCCAACCTGCGCGGGTTGATGAACGGGCGCGAGCTGGAGGAGGACTTCCGGCGCGAGGCGGTGGCCGAGCTGCCGGACGCCATCGACCGCCAGTTCGGCACGATGATCGACCGCTTCGTGGAGGCGAACCTGCACTTCTGGGAGGATGTGCAGGCCTTCCTGATCCGCCGCCAGCCTTCGAGCGAGGTGGCCCGCACCCGCTTCTCCTACGACCGCGGCGCCCTGCTGGAGGGGATCGCCGGGAGTGCCCGTCAGCACCTGGAGACGACCACCGAGCATGAACTCGCCCGCCAGCTCTCCCGCGACGCGGAGGACGCCCTCAAGGGGGCGGTGGGCGGCCTCGCCGGGGGCATCGGCATCGGGGCGGGGCTGGGGGCCCTCGTCGGGGCGACGGCGGTCGACTTCACCGGGGGCATCCTCGCGGGGCTCACGCTGGGGAGCCTGGGCCTGTTCGTGCTGCCCAACAAACGGCTTCAGGCCCACCGCGGGCTGCGCCAGAAAGTCGCCGAGCTGCGCGTGGCCCTGGAGCGCATCGTGCGCCGTGAGTACGAGCGCGAGCAGGAGCGTGCCGACGCCCGGCTGCGCGACGCGATCAGCCCCTACACCCGCTTCACCGAGCAGGAGCAGGCCCGGCTCGCGGGGGCGGGGGCGCGGGCGGCAGAGCTGCGCGGGCGGCTCGGCGCCCTTCAGGAGGAGGTCAAGGCGCTGGGGTAG
- a CDS encoding PilW family protein has protein sequence MTGRANGEGGFTLVELLVVTALLGVVLLALSSTFVSGSQTTALAVGRAELQQETVNAGQLIASRLREAWYVFPPSQTLALGGGELRRNPLASTASGNWTVGTHPILAMVVPPRETPSAANVCSTSTPEFCYRFYAYYPVKRSVWVAGSSGASNPGSDAANDASVWVLAEYRDYYYESNPLTTALSSLTLPPTAGSDANLLSDYVAVTTNAGSGANYRMFDYALNSSGAVVGLKINLATQRQMNGRVVRLPDPAGAYALSVYPQNLGRVAIP, from the coding sequence GTGACGGGCCGGGCGAACGGCGAGGGCGGCTTCACCCTGGTCGAGCTGCTCGTCGTGACGGCCCTCCTCGGCGTCGTGCTGCTGGCCCTGAGCAGCACCTTCGTCAGCGGCTCGCAGACGACCGCCCTGGCGGTGGGCCGCGCCGAGTTGCAGCAGGAGACGGTCAACGCCGGGCAACTCATCGCGTCGCGCTTGAGGGAGGCGTGGTATGTCTTTCCACCCTCGCAGACCCTGGCGCTGGGCGGCGGCGAGCTGCGGCGCAACCCCCTCGCCTCGACCGCGAGCGGGAACTGGACGGTCGGGACCCACCCGATCCTGGCGATGGTCGTGCCGCCCCGTGAGACGCCCAGTGCGGCGAATGTCTGCTCCACCTCCACCCCGGAGTTCTGTTACCGCTTCTACGCCTACTACCCCGTCAAGCGGTCGGTCTGGGTCGCGGGTTCGAGCGGGGCTTCCAACCCGGGCAGCGACGCGGCCAACGACGCCTCGGTCTGGGTGCTCGCCGAGTACCGCGACTACTACTACGAGAGCAACCCGCTCACAACGGCGCTGAGCAGCCTCACGCTGCCGCCCACCGCGGGCAGCGACGCCAACTTGCTGTCAGACTATGTTGCCGTAACCACCAACGCGGGTTCCGGGGCCAATTACCGGATGTTCGACTATGCACTGAACTCCTCGGGGGCGGTGGTGGGGCTCAAGATCAACCTCGCCACCCAGCGGCAGATGAACGGCCGGGTCGTTCGCCTGCCCGACCCGGCGGGGGCCTACGCCCTGAGCGTCTATCCCCAGAACCTGGGGCGCGTGGCGATTCCCTGA
- a CDS encoding type II secretion system protein → MTPPPSPRRQLQGFTLVELLVAIALLGVLLAVIIPGITALLGINRVGERELTSTTQAQRVLEDVKGAWQVQSNYDGNCSPGLVLPSGVTLQSRSLDSRAQNPGSLVTVSVAATCPASTAAPVMRRVTVTAGTGAQATTLTLDVLRPQ, encoded by the coding sequence ATGACCCCACCCCCTTCCCCCCGGCGGCAACTCCAGGGCTTCACCCTGGTCGAGTTGCTCGTCGCCATCGCCCTGCTGGGCGTGTTGCTCGCCGTGATCATCCCGGGTATCACCGCCCTGCTGGGCATCAACCGGGTCGGCGAGCGGGAACTGACCTCCACCACCCAGGCCCAGCGTGTGCTGGAGGACGTGAAGGGCGCCTGGCAGGTCCAGAGCAACTACGACGGCAACTGCTCACCCGGGCTGGTGTTGCCCAGCGGGGTCACCCTGCAAAGCCGGTCGCTCGACTCGCGGGCCCAGAATCCGGGCAGCCTGGTCACGGTCTCGGTGGCCGCCACCTGCCCGGCGAGCACGGCGGCGCCCGTCATGCGCCGCGTGACGGTCACCGCCGGGACCGGCGCCCAGGCGACCACCCTCACGCTCGACGTGTTGAGGCCCCAGTGA
- a CDS encoding prepilin-type N-terminal cleavage/methylation domain-containing protein: protein MRSPESRRAGFTLLELLVVLTVIGVLMGLFGAGYLRSIRAGEVRQGAAQIAADLRAARSSAQRQSQNASFAWADGMTALSTYTVILPSGPSARSLPNRVTFRCVSGGGCPAASSGVRTLTYLAPYGEMTSTINGLRLLVESATPNIPALEVRVVGVTGRVMITAATP, encoded by the coding sequence ATGAGGAGCCCTGAGTCCAGAAGGGCGGGCTTTACCCTGCTCGAACTGCTCGTCGTGCTGACGGTGATCGGCGTGCTGATGGGCCTGTTCGGCGCCGGGTACCTGCGCAGCATCCGCGCGGGCGAGGTGCGGCAGGGGGCCGCGCAGATCGCCGCCGACCTGCGGGCCGCGCGCTCCAGCGCCCAGCGGCAGAGTCAGAACGCCTCGTTCGCCTGGGCCGACGGGATGACGGCGCTGAGCACCTATACCGTCATCCTGCCCTCCGGCCCCTCGGCCCGGTCCCTGCCCAACCGGGTGACCTTCCGCTGCGTCTCGGGTGGGGGCTGCCCGGCGGCCTCCTCCGGGGTCCGGACCCTGACCTACCTCGCCCCCTACGGCGAGATGACCAGCACCATCAACGGTCTGCGGCTGCTGGTGGAGAGCGCCACGCCGAACATCCCCGCCCTGGAGGTCCGGGTGGTGGGCGTGACCGGACGCGTGATGATCACGGCGGCGACCCCATGA
- a CDS encoding pilus assembly PilX N-terminal domain-containing protein, translating into MKGSSSTRGATLVVVVLFTTLLLAVLLAASSQLTLSGRRSVGDQRASLQAQYVAESGVALARSRLRDVQTLLSAGNVQVKPGTGIGDLKLYAEKFCGNAVWSSTTDSGGTEHQTCKAVDTANADQFEVFALLVKDTAYDVLPAAEEQQAGSTLTSRRAFWRTQLGGTQNASGDGVTLSYRLRPTRVERVGAANYRFHLQFDTLNVGGEQASALRVLKASRTSRTDWWVDVNLPSYLDNVLFTNHHTVKPSSTASSWSPSVNFNDQVFDGPVHTNERFLFTPNATVTFKGTLSSAGCTDLPKVGMKSDSSCTRKPGFYATSLREPDNASATDAEKNSNLLAKLNSATDATLASVKNSDGTLSDKKDVTFTGSYRPMPLNANDQRAGAQGLAKDEDGNLTRGSGLYFNDDIQAVTLMAGDWSGGKVVPPSTYNAATKTWSPEARYQFIQVKDKNGLVTVYRAGEDRRLERWSGGSWTLALGDFNGVLFGEKNVAGLTGPGRDAQGRPLPALAPFSQITVAAQNDIEIAGDLVLSNVPCHPDEAADLACRTQKTETPKNVLGIYTQKGDVVITKAAPNNLNLHAMLMSSEGEVRVDDFDSGSPRGNVNLLGGLVENWYGAFGQFNSTTRVQTTGYGRTFSHDRRFLDPGFTPPFFPISPTWVTKDASVENKALFDFVVQQGDKGDLR; encoded by the coding sequence ATGAAGGGATCCTCCTCCACACGCGGCGCGACCCTGGTTGTCGTCGTGTTGTTCACGACGTTGCTGCTGGCCGTGCTGCTGGCCGCCTCGTCACAGCTCACGCTGTCCGGCCGCCGCAGTGTCGGCGATCAGCGCGCCTCCTTGCAGGCCCAGTACGTCGCCGAGTCGGGGGTGGCGCTCGCGCGCAGCCGCCTGCGGGACGTGCAGACCCTGCTGTCGGCGGGGAACGTGCAGGTCAAGCCTGGAACCGGCATCGGCGACCTGAAGCTCTACGCGGAGAAGTTCTGCGGCAACGCCGTCTGGAGCTCCACCACGGACAGCGGCGGCACCGAGCACCAGACCTGCAAGGCGGTCGACACCGCCAACGCGGATCAGTTCGAGGTCTTCGCGCTTCTGGTCAAGGACACGGCCTATGACGTGCTGCCTGCTGCCGAGGAACAGCAGGCGGGCAGCACCCTCACGTCGCGCCGGGCGTTCTGGCGCACCCAGCTTGGCGGGACGCAAAACGCCTCGGGCGACGGCGTGACGCTCTCCTACCGGCTCAGGCCGACCCGGGTCGAGCGTGTGGGCGCGGCGAACTACCGCTTTCACCTCCAGTTCGACACCCTGAATGTGGGCGGCGAGCAGGCGAGCGCCCTGCGGGTGCTCAAGGCCAGCCGCACCAGCCGCACCGACTGGTGGGTGGACGTGAACTTGCCCAGCTACCTCGACAACGTGCTGTTCACCAACCACCACACGGTCAAACCGTCCAGCACGGCCAGCTCCTGGTCTCCCAGCGTCAATTTCAACGACCAGGTGTTCGACGGCCCGGTGCATACGAATGAACGCTTCCTCTTCACGCCCAACGCGACGGTCACGTTCAAGGGGACCCTCAGCAGCGCGGGCTGCACCGATCTGCCCAAGGTCGGCATGAAGTCGGACAGCAGTTGCACGCGCAAACCCGGCTTCTACGCCACCAGCCTCAGAGAGCCGGACAACGCCAGCGCGACCGATGCCGAGAAGAACAGCAACCTGCTGGCGAAGTTGAACAGCGCCACCGACGCGACGCTGGCCTCGGTCAAGAACTCGGACGGCACGTTGAGCGACAAGAAAGACGTCACCTTCACGGGAAGCTACCGGCCCATGCCCCTCAATGCCAATGACCAGCGCGCGGGCGCTCAGGGACTGGCCAAGGACGAGGACGGCAACCTCACCCGGGGAAGCGGACTGTACTTCAACGACGACATCCAGGCGGTCACGCTCATGGCGGGCGACTGGTCGGGGGGAAAAGTCGTGCCGCCCTCGACCTACAACGCCGCCACCAAGACGTGGAGCCCCGAGGCCAGATACCAGTTTATCCAGGTCAAGGACAAGAACGGCCTCGTCACCGTGTACCGGGCCGGGGAGGACCGGCGGCTGGAGAGGTGGAGCGGGGGAAGCTGGACCCTGGCCCTGGGCGACTTCAACGGCGTGCTGTTCGGCGAGAAGAATGTGGCCGGACTGACCGGGCCGGGGCGTGACGCGCAGGGCCGCCCGCTTCCCGCCCTCGCCCCCTTTTCCCAGATCACGGTCGCGGCACAAAATGACATCGAGATCGCCGGTGACCTGGTGCTCTCCAACGTTCCCTGTCACCCCGACGAGGCCGCCGACCTAGCCTGCCGCACCCAGAAGACCGAGACGCCCAAGAACGTGCTCGGCATCTACACCCAGAAGGGCGACGTCGTGATCACGAAAGCGGCGCCCAACAACCTGAACCTGCACGCCATGCTGATGTCGAGCGAGGGCGAGGTTCGCGTGGACGACTTCGACTCCGGCTCTCCTCGCGGAAACGTCAACCTGCTGGGCGGGCTGGTGGAGAACTGGTACGGGGCCTTCGGGCAGTTCAACTCCACCACCCGGGTCCAAACCACGGGCTACGGCCGAACCTTCTCCCATGATCGGCGCTTCCTCGACCCCGGCTTCACCCCGCCGTTTTTCCCCATCTCGCCCACCTGGGTGACAAAGGACGCCAGCGTGGAGAACAAAGCCCTGTTCGACTTCGTGGTGCAGCAGGGTGACAAGGGCGACCTGAGATGA
- a CDS encoding SprT family zinc-dependent metalloprotease codes for MIPKRPRPQPQWTVGGLPVQLRRSARRRTLSLHVAPGAVTVHAPARTPEALIETFLEARRGWAERHLAAYAARSAPAPLEDGSPLPFLGETLTLRLTPGMRAPRRSGAELHVAPGDPADVRAGVERWYRRAALPELRALVEGYADALGARDRLRRFGLSAARTRWGSCTAGGDIRLHWLLARAPREVAAYVALHEAAHLLELNHSPRYWAHVARQMPGHATSRAWLKAHGHTLALE; via the coding sequence GTGATCCCGAAGCGCCCCCGACCTCAGCCCCAGTGGACGGTCGGGGGCTTGCCCGTGCAGCTCAGACGCAGCGCCCGCCGCCGCACCCTGTCCCTGCACGTCGCGCCCGGCGCGGTCACGGTCCACGCCCCGGCCCGCACGCCGGAGGCCCTAATCGAGACCTTTCTGGAGGCCAGGCGGGGCTGGGCCGAGCGGCACCTCGCCGCCTACGCGGCCCGCAGCGCCCCCGCCCCCCTGGAGGACGGCTCTCCCTTGCCCTTCCTGGGGGAGACGCTGACCCTGCGCCTGACGCCGGGAATGCGGGCGCCCCGGCGGTCGGGGGCCGAGCTGCATGTGGCTCCCGGCGACCCCGCCGACGTCCGGGCTGGGGTCGAGCGGTGGTACCGCCGGGCCGCCCTCCCCGAGTTGCGCGCGCTGGTGGAGGGGTACGCGGACGCGCTGGGCGCGCGGGACCGCCTGCGCCGTTTTGGCCTGAGCGCCGCCCGCACCCGCTGGGGAAGCTGCACGGCCGGGGGCGACATCCGGCTCCACTGGCTCCTGGCCCGCGCTCCCCGCGAGGTCGCCGCCTACGTCGCCCTGCATGAGGCCGCGCACCTGCTCGAACTCAACCACTCGCCCCGCTACTGGGCGCACGTCGCCCGCCAGATGCCGGGGCACGCGACGTCCCGGGCGTGGCTGAAGGCCCACGGGCACACCCTGGCGCTGGAATAG
- the ypfJ gene encoding KPN_02809 family neutral zinc metallopeptidase: protein MDWQNLPGGGNIEDRRGGGIPGGGIAVGGVGGLIIALIAMFFGVDPGAILGGGQVTPTTQTRPQTQPGTQDEAYQFVDRILGSTNTVWGGIFQQAGRTYTPPTLVLFSGGVQSACGQASSAVGPFYCPLDNKVYLDTSFFSQMDRRLGGGGDFAYSYVIAHEVGHHVQNELGIADQVERAQRQARSEAEANQSGVRLELQADCFAGVWGNRVSSLANLTEADVREAVDTATAIGDDTLQRQGQGYVVPDSFTHGSSQQRVRWFMTGFQTGDPNKCDTFNQSYGQL, encoded by the coding sequence ATGGACTGGCAGAACCTTCCCGGAGGCGGGAATATCGAGGACCGCAGGGGCGGAGGCATCCCCGGCGGCGGCATCGCGGTGGGCGGCGTGGGCGGGCTGATCATCGCCCTGATCGCCATGTTCTTCGGGGTGGACCCCGGCGCGATTCTCGGCGGCGGGCAGGTCACGCCCACCACGCAGACGCGGCCCCAGACCCAGCCCGGCACGCAGGACGAGGCGTACCAGTTCGTCGACCGCATCCTGGGCAGCACGAACACCGTCTGGGGGGGTATTTTTCAGCAGGCCGGGCGGACCTACACGCCGCCGACGCTGGTGCTGTTCAGTGGCGGGGTGCAGAGCGCGTGCGGGCAGGCGAGCAGCGCGGTCGGGCCCTTCTACTGCCCGCTCGACAACAAGGTGTACCTCGACACCAGCTTCTTCTCCCAGATGGACCGTCGGCTCGGCGGGGGCGGCGACTTCGCCTACTCCTACGTGATCGCCCACGAGGTCGGGCACCACGTGCAGAACGAACTCGGGATCGCCGATCAGGTCGAGCGGGCCCAGCGCCAGGCGCGCAGCGAGGCCGAGGCGAACCAGTCCGGGGTGCGGCTCGAACTCCAGGCCGACTGCTTTGCGGGCGTGTGGGGCAACCGGGTCTCCAGCCTCGCCAACCTGACGGAAGCGGACGTGCGCGAGGCGGTCGACACCGCGACCGCCATCGGCGACGACACCCTCCAGCGGCAGGGACAGGGCTACGTGGTGCCCGACTCCTTCACCCACGGGTCGAGCCAGCAGCGCGTCCGCTGGTTCATGACGGGGTTCCAGACGGGCGACCCCAACAAGTGCGACACCTTCAACCAGAGTTACGGCCAGCTCTGA